A genomic window from Quercus lobata isolate SW786 chromosome 10, ValleyOak3.0 Primary Assembly, whole genome shotgun sequence includes:
- the LOC115964053 gene encoding probable aspartyl aminopeptidase, with protein sequence MAKEEASSVVSDFINFLNSSPTAFHAVEEAKKLLRSFGYEQVSEREDWKLEAGKRYFFTRNHSTIVAFAIGKKYVAGNGFHIVGAHTDSPCLKLKPITKVSKAGFLEVGVQPYGGGLWHTWFDRDLTIAGRVIIRDEKDGSASYLHRLVRIEEPIMRIPTLAIHLERGINDGFKVNTQTHLLPVLATSIKAELNKEVAENGPVEIEVQTDEKKTKEKTTAKNSNHHSLLLQLLASQVGCQPVDICDFELQACDTQPSIVAGAMKEFIFSGRLDNLCMSFCSLKALIDATSSESSLEDETAVKMVALFDHEEVGSNSAQGAGSPVMLNALSRITNSFGSDPKLIEKAIQRSFLVSADMAHALHPNYMDKHEDNHQPKLHGGLVIKHNANQRYATNAVTSFIFREIATQHNIPIQDFVVRNDMGCGSTIGPILASGVGIRTVDVGAPQLSMHSIREMCAVDDVKHSYEHFKAYFKEFSHLDAKITVDI encoded by the exons ATGGCTAAAGAAGAAGCAAGCTCAGTCGTCTCTGATTTCATCAACTTCTTAAACTCTTCCCCAACTGCTTTCCACGCCGTTG AGGAGGCAAAGAAGCTGTTGAGAAGCTTTGGGTATGAGCAAGTTTCAGAGAGAGAGGATTGGAAATTGGAAGCTGGGAAGAGATACTTTTTCACGAGGAATCACTCTACGATTGTTGCTTTTGCAATTGGTAAAAA GTATGTTGCTGGAAATGGATTCCATATAGTTGGTGCTCATACCGATAGTCCTTGTCTGAAACTGAAGCCTATTACCAAG GTAAGTAAAGCTGGGTTTTTGGAGGTTGGTGTCCAGCCATATGGTGGTGGCTTGTGGCATACTTGGTTTGATCGTGACTTAACAATTGCGGGAAGGGTGATAATTAGAGATGAAAAAGATGGTTCTGCTTCCTATTTGCACCGTCTGGTTAGAATTGAGGAGCCGATAATGCGGATCCCAACCCTGGCAATTCACTTAGAAAG GGGTATCAATGATGGATTTAAGGTGAATACGCAGACTCATCTTCTTCCCGTCTTGGCAACATCTATTAAG GCAGAGCTCAATAAAGAGGTTGCTGAAAATGGTCCAGTTGAAATTGAAGTTCAGACTGacgaaaagaaaacaaaggagaAAACTACCGCTAAAAACTCAAATCATCACTCACTCCTATTACAG cttctTGCAAGTCAGGTTGGCTGTCAACCAGTTGATATATGTGATTTTGAATTACAAGCATGTGATACTCAACCAAGTATTGTAGCTGGTGCCATGAAAGAATTCATTTTCTCCGGGCGACTTGACAATCTTTGCATGTCATTTTGCTCTTTAAAG GCATTGATTGATGCTACATCTTCTGAAAGCAGCCTTGAGGATGAGACTGCTGTTAAAATGGTGGCCTTGTTTGATCATGAGGAGGTTGGGTCTAACTCAGCCCAAGGAGCTGGGTCTCCTGTCATGCTAAATGCTTTATCACGAATTACCAATTCCTTTGGTTCAGATCCTAAG TTAATTGAGAAAGCGATCCAGAGGAGTTTCCTAGTATCTGCTGACATGGCACATGCATTACACCCTAATTATATG GACAAACATGAAGATAATCATCAGCCTAAGTTGCATGGAGGGCTTGTCATTAAACACAATGCAAATCAACGCTATGCAACCAATGCAGTCACTTCCTTCATATTCAGAGAGATAGCTACACAGCATAACATTCCTATTCAG GATTTTGTGGTCCGCAATGACATGGGATGTGGTTCAACCATTGGTCCTATCCTTGCAAGTGGTGTGGGGATCCGTACAGTTGATGTAGGTGCACCACAGCTATCAATGCACAGTATAAGAGAAATGTGTGCCGTAGATGACGTGAAGCATTCATATGAGCATTTCAAGGCCTATTTCAAAGAATTCTCTCATCTTGATGCAAAGATTACGGTTGACATATAG
- the LOC115964225 gene encoding LOW QUALITY PROTEIN: O-fucosyltransferase 37-like (The sequence of the model RefSeq protein was modified relative to this genomic sequence to represent the inferred CDS: inserted 1 base in 1 codon), whose product MVSQCESDMLLKSLLNTIVSCKKNCVLSHYTVELLQVLNCWKISRVSSVIYALFSIDYRKASPKISKKKTRFLVAGATGGLNQQRNQIVDIVVIARILEAALVVPVLQVNLIWGDESEFSDIFDVKHFKRTLHADVRIVSSLPSTHLMLRKTIEXQIPYDLSPLWIRTRFFRQLNEDGVLVLKGLDSKLSRNLPSDLQKLLCEVAFHALRYAAPITELGNRLTRGIWIEGPFIAFHLQREKDVWVRTGCLTGLGTEYDDIITKVRESQPEYLTGRLNMTYIQRRLAGLCPLNALEMARFLKALGAPRSARVYIAGGEPFGRNKALQPLVAEFPNVVTKQKLAQNRELTQYINMSSALAANDYIVSLSSDVFVPSYGGNMGSAMQGHHAYVGHRKYIKPNKRGMLSFFDDTSISDAEFGSIMRKLHRKSQVQPEMRANWRDRDVIAYPIPECMCRHSTGIF is encoded by the exons ATGGTGAGCCAATGCGAAAGTGATATGTTGCTCAAATCATTGCTTAACACAATAGtaagttgcaaaaaaaattgtgttcttAGCCACTACACTGTAGAATTGCTCCAAGTTTTGAATTGTTGGAAGATTTCAAGGGTAAGCTCTGTAATTTATGCTTTATTTAGTATTGATTATAGGAAAGCGTCTCCGAAGATTTCAAAGAAGAAGACGAGGTTCTTGGTGGCGGGGGCCACTGGGGGACTAAATCAGCAGAGAAATCAGATTGTTGATATTGTTGTTATTGCAAGAATTCTTGAGGCTGCATTGGTTGTGCCAGTCTTGCAGGTTAATCTGATCTGGGGAGatgaa AGTGAGTTTTCAGATATATTTGATGTAAAACATTTCAAGAGGACTTTACATGCTGATGTACGCATTGTATCATCTCTGCCTTCCACACATTTGATGTTAAGGAAAACCATTG ACCAAATTCCTTATGATCTTTCTCCACTCTGGATTCGAACCAGATTCTTTAGACAA CTGAATGAAGATGGTGTTCTGGTGTTGAAAGGTTTAGATTCTAAACTTTCAAGGAATCTTCCTTCTGATCTGCAGAAGCTTCTATGTGAG GTAGCCTTTCATGCATTAAGATATGCAGCACCAATTACGGAGCTTGGAAATCGGCTTACAAGGGGAATTTGGATTGAAGGCCCTTTCATTGCTTTCCATCTCCAGCGAGAGAAGGATGTGTGGGTCAGAACTGGATGTCTCACTGGTTTAGGCACAGAATATGATGACATCATCACCAAGGTTCGAGAGTCTCAACCTGAATACCTGACAGGAAGGTTAAACATGACCTACATTCAACGAAGACTTGCTGGACTATGCCCTCTGAATGCATTAGAAATGGCAAG GTTCCTAAAGGCTCTAGGAGCACCCAGAAGTGCACGGGTATACATTGCAGGAGGTGAGCCATTTGGGAGAAACAAGGCTTTGCAGCCACTTGTGGCAGAATTTCCAAATGTTGTGACCAAGCAGAAGTTGGCACAAAATAGAGAACTCACACAGTACATTAACATGTCATCAGCTCTGGCTGCCAATGACTACATTGTCTCCCTGAGCAGCGATGTCTTTGTACCTTCCTACGGTGGAAATATGGGATCAGCAATGCAA GGTCATCATGCCTACGTTGGGCATAGGAAATATATAAAGCCAAACAAGCGAGGCATGCTTTCTTTTTTCGATGATACCTCCATTTCTGACGCAGAATTTGGAAGCATCATGAGGAAACTCCACAGAAAATCTCAGGTGCAGCCTGAGATGAGAGCTAACTGGAGAGATAGAGATGTGATTGCATACCCCATACCCGAGTGCATGTGCAGACACAGTACAGGCATATTTTGA
- the LOC115965595 gene encoding beta-glucosidase 13-like isoform X1 translates to MALLDHVSLRSVSCPQSFHFTSENNVFVTLPVRVPSFRKGYHHSTVKCLKGEIKLPTPLKDKQNGHDCKPSTISGPQVVKRKDFPFDFMFGASTSALQTEGAGDEGGRGPSTWDRFIQDGVGERDIAVDSYNRYKEDVQLLKKMGVDAYRFSIAWPRILPKGTVSGGVNQEGIDFYNNFINELLQNGITPFVTLFHFDLPQALQDEYDGFLNRRIIDDFKNYSDLCFQTFGDRVKHWTTINEPQVFGQYGYKMGSSNPNPNPATDPYLATHHIILTHAAAAKLYKEKYQATQGGEIGISLVCQWFEPETRYHYDKDAADRAVDFLMGWYMDPLVYGDYPFVMKALVRNALPKFSGEEKELVKGAYDFIGVNYYTSRYASTLPIDADDSPQSHDQYQYVDLKVDRNGKPIGELAEGSDAIYIYPEGLKEILVHLKKDYQNPKIYITENGVPSKRDDTIPVEKALEDDYRIEHILGHLYAVREGMKKGANVKGFFIWALMDNMEMGSGYNVRFGLNYVDYLDNLNRHPKKSAKWLCSFLKE, encoded by the exons ATGGCTCTTCTTGATCATGTTTCTCTTAGAAGTGTATCATGTCCTCAGTCCTTTCACTTCACTAGTGAAAACAATGTCTTTGTCACATTGCCAGTTAGAGTGCCTTCTTTTAGGAAGGGCTACCACCATTCCACTGTGAAGTGCTTGAAGGGAGAGATCAAGCTTCCTACTCCTTTAAAGGATAAACAAAATGGTCATGATTGCAAGCCTTCAACCATTTCAGGACCCCAAGttgtgaaaagaaaagatttcCCTTTTGATTTCATGTTTGGAGCCTCCACTTCTGCTcttcag ACTGAAGGAGCAGGTGATGAAGGAGGTAGAGGGCCAAGCACTTGGGATCGGTTTATACAAGATGGAGTTGGAGAAAGGGACATAGCTGTGGATTCATACAACCGATACAAA GAAGATGTGCAGCTGCTGAAGAAAATGGGTGTGGATGCCTACAGATTCTCCATTGCTTGGCCAAGAATTCTACCTA AGGGTACTGTGAGTGGGGGAGTTAACCAGGAGGGCATTGATTTCtacaacaattttatcaatgaacTACTCCAAAATG GCATAACACCTTTTGTGACATTGTTCCACTTTGACTTACCAcaagctcttcaagatgagtATGATGGCTTCTTGAATCGCCGGATTAt TGatgattttaaaaactattCCGACCTATGTTTCCAAACCTTTGGAGATCGAGTTAAACATTGGACAACAATCAATGAGCCACAAGTTTTTGGTCAATATGGCTATAAGATGGGAAGttcaaatccaaatcctaaCCCTGCCACAGATCCCTACCTTGCGACTCACCACATCATACTAACCCATGCTGCTGCTGCAAAGCTATACAAGGAAAAGTACCAG GCTACACAAGGTGGTGAAATTGGAATTTCACTGGTTTGCCAATGGTTTGAGCCAGAAACACGATATCATTATGATAAAGATGCTGCAGATAGAGCTGTGGACTTTTTGATGGGATG GTATATGGATCCATTAGTTTATGGAGACTATCCATTTGTAATGAAGGCTTTGGTTAGAAATGCGCTTCCAAAATTCtcaggagaagaaaaagaattagtTAAAGGTGCCTATGATTTTATTGGTGTCAATTATTATACCTCGCGTTATGCAAGTACTCTTCCAATCGATGCAGATGACTCACCTCAAAGCCATGACCAGTACCAATACGTTGATCTCAAAG TGGACAGGAATGGAAAACCAATTGGAGAGTTG GCTGAAGGGAGCGATGCCATTTACATTTATCCAGAAGGGCTgaaggaaatccttgttcatcTTAAGAAGGACTATCAAAACCCCAAAATCTATATAACTGAAAACG GGGTTCCTTCAAAAAGGGATGACACCATACCAGTGGagaaagcattggaagatgaTTACCGAATTGAGCACATTCTTGGACATCTTTATGCTGTCAGGGAAGGCATGAA GAAGGGTGCCAATGTGAAAGGATTCTTCATATGGGCATTGATGGACAACATGGAAATGGGATCAGGCTACAATGTTCGATTCGGGCTTAACTATGTGGATTACTTGGACAACCTAAATCGTCATCCTAAGAAGTCTGCAAAATGGCTCTGTTCTTTCTTGAAAGAATGA
- the LOC115965595 gene encoding beta-glucosidase 13-like isoform X2: protein MGVDAYRFSIAWPRILPKGTVSGGVNQEGIDFYNNFINELLQNGITPFVTLFHFDLPQALQDEYDGFLNRRIIDDFKNYSDLCFQTFGDRVKHWTTINEPQVFGQYGYKMGSSNPNPNPATDPYLATHHIILTHAAAAKLYKEKYQATQGGEIGISLVCQWFEPETRYHYDKDAADRAVDFLMGWYMDPLVYGDYPFVMKALVRNALPKFSGEEKELVKGAYDFIGVNYYTSRYASTLPIDADDSPQSHDQYQYVDLKVDRNGKPIGELAEGSDAIYIYPEGLKEILVHLKKDYQNPKIYITENGVPSKRDDTIPVEKALEDDYRIEHILGHLYAVREGMKKGANVKGFFIWALMDNMEMGSGYNVRFGLNYVDYLDNLNRHPKKSAKWLCSFLKE, encoded by the exons ATGGGTGTGGATGCCTACAGATTCTCCATTGCTTGGCCAAGAATTCTACCTA AGGGTACTGTGAGTGGGGGAGTTAACCAGGAGGGCATTGATTTCtacaacaattttatcaatgaacTACTCCAAAATG GCATAACACCTTTTGTGACATTGTTCCACTTTGACTTACCAcaagctcttcaagatgagtATGATGGCTTCTTGAATCGCCGGATTAt TGatgattttaaaaactattCCGACCTATGTTTCCAAACCTTTGGAGATCGAGTTAAACATTGGACAACAATCAATGAGCCACAAGTTTTTGGTCAATATGGCTATAAGATGGGAAGttcaaatccaaatcctaaCCCTGCCACAGATCCCTACCTTGCGACTCACCACATCATACTAACCCATGCTGCTGCTGCAAAGCTATACAAGGAAAAGTACCAG GCTACACAAGGTGGTGAAATTGGAATTTCACTGGTTTGCCAATGGTTTGAGCCAGAAACACGATATCATTATGATAAAGATGCTGCAGATAGAGCTGTGGACTTTTTGATGGGATG GTATATGGATCCATTAGTTTATGGAGACTATCCATTTGTAATGAAGGCTTTGGTTAGAAATGCGCTTCCAAAATTCtcaggagaagaaaaagaattagtTAAAGGTGCCTATGATTTTATTGGTGTCAATTATTATACCTCGCGTTATGCAAGTACTCTTCCAATCGATGCAGATGACTCACCTCAAAGCCATGACCAGTACCAATACGTTGATCTCAAAG TGGACAGGAATGGAAAACCAATTGGAGAGTTG GCTGAAGGGAGCGATGCCATTTACATTTATCCAGAAGGGCTgaaggaaatccttgttcatcTTAAGAAGGACTATCAAAACCCCAAAATCTATATAACTGAAAACG GGGTTCCTTCAAAAAGGGATGACACCATACCAGTGGagaaagcattggaagatgaTTACCGAATTGAGCACATTCTTGGACATCTTTATGCTGTCAGGGAAGGCATGAA GAAGGGTGCCAATGTGAAAGGATTCTTCATATGGGCATTGATGGACAACATGGAAATGGGATCAGGCTACAATGTTCGATTCGGGCTTAACTATGTGGATTACTTGGACAACCTAAATCGTCATCCTAAGAAGTCTGCAAAATGGCTCTGTTCTTTCTTGAAAGAATGA
- the LOC115964226 gene encoding beta-glucosidase 24-like produces the protein MYDCIALPNSIEGSAKEGGRGPSIWDEFAKDFPGKIDGGGNLDTAIDSYKRYKEDVKFLKDLGVHSYRFSISWTRILPNGSLSGGINQEGIDHYNNLINELLLNGITPSVTIFHFDSPQALQEKYGGFLSRSIIDDFKAYSEICYKKFGDRVKHWITINEPYIISYFGYDLVLAASGRCSLPGPSGPCPAGNSSTEPYIVALNLLLAHTAAARLYKNKFQETQGGQIGISLVGQYFEPYSKSSEDKAAAKRALDFNLGWFLKPLAFGRYPRIMRRLVKDRLPTFTKKEKKMIKGSFDFIGINYYTSRYAKNLLPDLHATPEYSTDYLTNTTAYKDGVPIGPRATESSYIYLYPIGLQKLLEFVNHKYRKPTIYITENGIPEKRDDSLELTEALKDPHRINNTIQHLHKIHAAMQNGVNVKGYFHWTIFDDFEWGEGYSVRYGLYYIDYKDNLKRIPKHSALWLKDFLK, from the exons ATGTACGACTGCATTGCCTTACCTAATAGT ATTGAAGGATCAGCCAAAGAAGGAGGAAGGGGACCAAGCATATGGGATGAGTTTGCTAAAGATTTTCCAG GAAAAATTGATGGTGGTGGAAATTTGGATACAGCAATTGATTCATATAAGCGATACAAG GAAGATGTGAAGTTTTTGAAGGACCTTGGAGTGCATTCTTATAGATTTTCCATCTCCTGGACCAGAATTTTGCCTA ATGGGTCTTTGAGTGGTGGAATAAACCAAGAGGGTATTGATCACTACAACAACCTGATCAATGAATTGCTACTAAATG GCATTACACCTTCTGTGACTATATTTCACTTTGATTCGCCACAAGCCCTGCAAGAGAAGTATGGAGGCTTCTTAAGCCGCTCAATCAT TGATGACTTCAAGGCCTATAGTGAAATTTGCTACAAAAAATTTGGAGATAGGGTCAAACATTGGATTACAATCAATGAGCCATATATTATCTCTTATTTCGGGTATGATCTTGTGCTTGCTGCATCAGGCAGGTGCTCTCTACCAGGGCCATCTGGTCCATGTCCAGCCGGTAATTCATCTACAGAACCTTACATTGTAGCCCTTAACCTTCTCCTTGCCCATACTGCAGCTGCTAGGCTCTACAAAAACAAG TTCCAGGAAACACAAGGAGGACAAATTGGAATTAGTCTTGTGGGACAATATTTTGAGCCATATTCAAAATCATCAGAGGATAAAGCTGCTGCAAAAAGAGCTCTTGACTTCAATTTAGGATG GTTCTTGAAACCATTAGCGTTTGGTCGTTACCCAAGAATCATGAGACGTTTGGTGAAGGACAGGCTACCCACTttcacaaaaaaagagaaaaaaatgatcaaGGGGTCTTTTGATTTTATTGGCATCAATTATTATACTTCAAGGTATGCTAAAAACCTCCTACCAGATCTACATGCAACACCTGAATACAGTACTGACTACTTAACAAATACCACAG CTTATAAAGATGGAGTTCCTATTGGTCCTAGG GCAACTGAAAGCTCTTATATTTACCTTTATCCGATAGGGCTGCAGAAACTTTTGGAGTTTGTGAATCATAAGTACCGAAAGCCCACAATATACATTACTGAAAATG GAATTCCTGAAAAAAGGGACGATAGCCTTGAACTTACTGAAGCACTAAAGGATCCACATCGAATCAACAATACTATCCAACATCTTCATAAGATCCACGCTGCAATGCA GAATGGTGTGAATGTTAAAGGATACTTCCATTGGACTATATTCGATGACTTTGAATGGGGGGAGGGCTACAGTGTGAGATACGGGCTTTACTACATCGATTACAAGGACAACTTGAAGCGCATTCCCAAACATTCTGCTTTGTGGTTGAAggatttcctaaaataa